CTTCGCCTGTCACTGATTCCGCTCTTCATTGGCCTGCTCTTGCTTGGTTTGGCCGGGCAAGAGTTTCGCCTGTTCGAGCGCGGCTGGTTCAACCTCAAGACCTGGTGGCAGCCAGCCGAACAGGGTATTGGCCTGGACCGTTATCGGGTGGTGGTCGAGGCGCAGCCGGTCGAGGGGCTGGATGATGACATTTCGGCGCTGACCTACGACCCCGACCGCAAGACCCTGTTCACCGTTACCAATGCACGTTCGGAGCTGATCGAGCTGTCGCTGGAAGGCCGCATCCTGCGCCGAATTCCGCTGACCGGTTTTGGCGACCCAGAGGCGGTGGAGTACGTCGGGCCCAACAGCTACGTGATCACCGACGAGCGTCAGCAGCGGTTGATACGCGTGCGCCTTGACGACGACACGATGTTCCTCGATGCCGGCGATGCCGAGCAGTTGACCCTGAGCATCGGCCTGAACGGCAACAAGGGCTTCGAGGGGTTGGCTTACGATTCGGCCGGCAAGCGCCTGTTCGTGGCCAAGGAGCGTGACCCGATGCTGATCTACGAGGTGCATGGTTTTCCCCATGACAACCCCGAGCAGCCTTACGCCGTGAATGTGGTGCAGGACCGCAAGCGTGACTCGCGCTTGTTCGTACGGGATCTGTCGAGCTTGCAGTTCGATGAGCGCAGCGGGCATCTGCTGGCGCTTTCGGACGAGTCGCGGCTGGTGCTGGAGCTGGATGTGAAGGGCAGGCCGTTGAGCACGCTGTCGCTGCGCAAGGGGTATCAGGGGCTCAAGCAGACGGTGCCGCAGGCGGAAGGGATTGCGATGGATGAGGCGGGGACCATTTACCTGGTCAGTGAGCCGAACCTGTTTTATGTGTTCAAGCAGCCGGTAGATTGACTGGGTGTGAGGGCCTCTTCGCGGGGCAAGCCCGCACCCACAAGGCGCCCACTGAATTTGAAACAGGTGGGCATCTGTGGGCGCGGGCTTGCCCCGCGAATAGCATCACTCGGCCTTGAGGGTTTTCACACCTTCCGAGGTACCGAGCAGCAGCAGGTCTGCCGGGCGTGCCGCGAACAGGCCGTTGGTCACTACGCCGACGATCGCATTGATCTGCGCTTCCAGCTCGACCGGGTTGGTGATCTGCAGGTTATACACATCCAGGATCACGTTGCCGTTGTCGGTCAGCACGCCTTCGCGGTACACCGGGTCACCCCCCAGCTTGACCAGCTGGCGCGCCACGTGGCTGCGGGCCATTGGGATCACCTCGACCGGCAGCGGGAAGGCGCCCAGCACCGGTACCAGCTTGCTGGCATCGGCGATGCAGATGAAGGTCTTGGCCACGGCCGCGACGATTTTTTCGCGGGTCAGGGCCGCGCCACCGCCCTTGATCAGGTTCAGGTGCGCGTCGCTCTCGTCGGCACCGTCCACATAGAACTCCAGCTCGCTCACGCTGTTCAGCTCGTAAACCGGGATGCCGTGACCCTTCAGACGCTGGGCGGTGGCCTCGGAGCTGGCGACCGCGCCATCAAAGACGGTCTTGTGTTGAGCCAGGGCGTCGATGAAGAAGTTGGCGGTCGAACCGGTACCGACGCCGACAACGCTCTTTTCATCCAGCTTGGGCAGAATGAAGTCGACAGCGGCCTGGGCGACGGCCTGTTTGAGTTGGTCCTGGGTCATGCGGGCTCCGAGAGGGGCGGGGAGGTTTTCAAAGGGGCTTAGTATAACGGCTTGCGCGGCTTTGCTGTGGTCGCCCGACGTAGCGCTGGGGTAGACTCGCAGCCCTTGTCCCGCGGCCAGTGATGCTTTCCCGATGCTCGAACAGTACGTCAAGAAGATCCTCACCTCGCGCGTCTACGACGTCGCCGTCGAAACGCCGTTGCAGAGCGCCGGGCAACTGAGCAAGCGCCTGGGCAACCACGTCCTGCTCAAGCGCGAAGACCTGCAGCCGGTGTTCTCGTTCAAGATTCGCGGGGCCTACAACAAGCTGGCACAGCTGAGCCCTGAAGAGCTGGCCCGTGGCGTGGTCACCGCCTCGGCCGGCAACCACGCCCAGGGCTTGGCCCTGGCGGCGCGTGAGCTGGGGATCAAGGCGACCATCGTGATGCCCAAGACCACCCCGGAGATCAAAATCGAAGGCGTGCGTTCGCGGGGCGGCAAGGTAGTGTTGCATGGCGACTCCTTCCCCGAGGCGCTGGCCTATTCGCTCAAACTGGTCGATGAGAAGGGTTACGTCTACGTCCACCCCTACGACGACCCGCACACCATCGCCGGGCAAG
The sequence above is drawn from the Pseudomonas putida genome and encodes:
- a CDS encoding SdiA-regulated domain-containing protein, which produces MRRYLRLSLIPLFIGLLLLGLAGQEFRLFERGWFNLKTWWQPAEQGIGLDRYRVVVEAQPVEGLDDDISALTYDPDRKTLFTVTNARSELIELSLEGRILRRIPLTGFGDPEAVEYVGPNSYVITDERQQRLIRVRLDDDTMFLDAGDAEQLTLSIGLNGNKGFEGLAYDSAGKRLFVAKERDPMLIYEVHGFPHDNPEQPYAVNVVQDRKRDSRLFVRDLSSLQFDERSGHLLALSDESRLVLELDVKGRPLSTLSLRKGYQGLKQTVPQAEGIAMDEAGTIYLVSEPNLFYVFKQPVD
- the rpiA gene encoding ribose-5-phosphate isomerase RpiA, which gives rise to MTQDQLKQAVAQAAVDFILPKLDEKSVVGVGTGSTANFFIDALAQHKTVFDGAVASSEATAQRLKGHGIPVYELNSVSELEFYVDGADESDAHLNLIKGGGAALTREKIVAAVAKTFICIADASKLVPVLGAFPLPVEVIPMARSHVARQLVKLGGDPVYREGVLTDNGNVILDVYNLQITNPVELEAQINAIVGVVTNGLFAARPADLLLLGTSEGVKTLKAE